The window GCGGTCGACTTGCTGGCACCGTTGGCATGGTTGACATGGACTCTTAATTGCTAGAGTTGGAGGCATGGCCGACCCCTCCATTGGATATGGGATGAAGAGAAGCCACTGCCACTCATGAACCGCCTCTACAACTATCTCTCATGAGTCACAACTCCACCATTACCGGTCAAGAAACACCGCTTCCGCCCTCGGTCACGAGCTGGTGGAAAACTGGTGAGTAGTTGGATCTGTTAGGTTGTATGCATTGTTGTATGGGCTTTTGTATGTGTTGCATCTAAGAGAGTGAGAGCGAGTTGGGCTAATGCGGCAATGCCTGATGGGCTGTTGTGTGATACACAGAAAACACTACAAACGTTATCTTGTTTAGTGTTGAAATAGCTGTTATACGTGAATAGCGCTGCTGTGAAGAAATTGGCTAAAATGTAATCTGGACCTTCTAGATATGCTATAGAGTTGAAATTGCATGCTCTTTTTTTCATTTCGTGTAATTGCAATGCTAGTAGTAAGCTGCCATTTTTCAATCTCTGGTATAACTGCATGATATATCATATAGTACGGTTAAATTTAATGAATGAATCAAGATCCAAAACTTCCAAGTTTTGTATAAGAAATGTATCACTCCGAGAATATCAGAGCACGGACAAAATATTTAGCAAATATCCATGATAGGGTTGTACAATTATGTACTACTTCACATTATGTAAAGCAAAAAAGGATAAACTTTGTGTTTTCTTTGTCCTTTCTTTTTCAGGATATAAAAGCCCGTGTTCTCACACCAACAGGCTAGACACATCGTGGAATTCAGCTAGGCACGCATATATACTACAGTGACAGAAAGCAAAAGAAGTCCAAGACGAAAGTCCACGGTAAGAGAAGGCAGCACGCCGCACGCGGTAGTTGATGCACAACAAAAACAGTAGCCGCCACGAAACCAGAAAGCGTGACCAGATTTTTTTTCATAAAACTTCATCCAACCCCGACCCCAATCCGTATTTAACTCCGAAACCCCTCCACTCTCTCGCCCACCCCGAATCCGTCGCCATGAACTCGCTCCAATCCTTCCTCGCCGTCGCGCCCGTCAAGCCGGCCGCGGCCGCCGCGAGGCTCCCGTCGTCCCGGCGGGCGCGCGTCTCCGCCTGCCTCGCGACCCCGGCGCCCGCGCCGACCACccccgcggcggcggcgtcggcgcggCGGGAGCTGTCCGCGGCGAGCCGGGCCGTCATGGCGGACGAGGCCAAGTACATCGTCGGCACCTACAAGCGCGCCCAGGTCGTCTTCGTGGCGGGGCGCGGCTGCAAGCTCTACGACATCGACGAGCGCGAGTACCTCGACATGGCCGCCGGCATCGCCGTCAACGCCCTCGGCCACGGCGACCCCGAcgtggacgccgccgccgcggacCAGCGTGGACGCCTGGTCCACGCCAGCAACGTCGGCTACACCGTGCCCCAGGTACGCCTCCCCTGCTCCTCACCAACCCCAACCCCAACCCAAACCCATTCCACAATGTCGGCAACGTGTTCGACGCTTTGCTTGCCCGGTCCATCTCCCCACACGGTCTCTCCTTCTCACCTGACTTCCATTGCTCGAACGCGCAGGTGGAGCTCGCCAAGCGGCTCGTGGAGGCCTCCTTTGCTGACCGCGCCTTCTTTGCCAACTCCGGCACTGAGGCCAATGAGGCGGCCATCAAATTCGCCAGGAAGTACCAGAGGGTCGCGCACCCCAACGGTGACGCGCCTACGGAGTTCATGTCCTTCACCAACTGCTTCCATGGCCGGACCATTGGCTCGCTCGCGCTGACCAGCAAGGTGCAGTACAGGGAGCCCTTTGAACCCGTCATGCCCGGCTCAACATTTGTCGAGTATGGCAATTTGGAGGAGGCCAAGAAGGTGATACAGTCGGGGAAGATTGCTGCTGTGTTTGTCGAGCCCGTGCAGGGTGAGGGTGGGATTCACAGTGCCACCAAGGAGTTCTTGCAGGGACTGCGGGATGCTTGTGATGAGGCAGGGGCTCTCTTGGTCTTCGATGAGGTATGATTCAGCTTGCCTTCACTAATACTTATCTCTGTTGTCGATCACATAGAAGTAATTGGTGGCAACTACACAATTTCTGAATTTCTAGTATAGGGAGAGAAAAGTATTCTCTGTTCTGGAGATTCATCAGTGGTTCGACAGGGAATGTATTCCCTATTGCTTCCTAATTCTGGGAGACTGGGACAACTTTCTGATCATTGTCCCCATGAAGGGATCTTCCATGAGATCCTGCATTTTCATATTTGAAATAACCAAAATGCAAATACGCAATTCAACAGTAGGGATTTAGGATTGCACTGTGAAGTTCAACTTCTGTCAATTTGAAAAGTGGAGACATCTAATCTACTGTCTGAAACGCAGGTGCAATGTGGTCTGGGGCGCACAGGTTACCTCTGGGCTCATGAGGTTTATGGTGTAGTACCTGACATAATGACCTTGGCGAAGCCACTGGCAAATGGCCTTCCCATTGGTGTGGCCTTGGTCACGGAAAAGGTTGCTGCAGCCATAAACTATGGTGACCATGGAACCACATTCGGCGGAGGCCCTTTTGTGTGCCATGCTGCATTAGCCACATTGGACAAGATCCAGAAACCTGGCTTTCTAGCAGAGGTGACCAAGAAAGGAGAATATTTCAAGCAGCTGCTCAAAACTAAGCTGAGTGGAAACCCTCATGTCAAAGAGATCCGGGGGGCCGGTCTCATTGTTGGCATCGAGCTCGACGTACCGGCTGGGCCTTTGGTCGATGCATGCTTGAATGCTGGTGTCTTTTTGCTGACGGCCGGGAAAGGCAATGTGGTGAGGCTTGTGCCTGCGCTCATCGTGTCGGAGAAGGAGCTGGAGCAAGCTGCAGAGGTGATAAGGGAATGTCTACCTGCTCTTGAAGCCTCTACCTCTTAGTGTAAACAAGATCTCTTAAGATCTACATGTTGAAGTTTCTTTCAAAATTTGGAAGGGAATAAAATGTCATGTTGGACTATTGTGATGTTGAAGttcttttcaaagtttggaagGAAACAATGCCTGTGTTGTTGTCGGTATAAGTCTTTTATTGGCTAAGTTATATCTGCCTAAATTACAAGGACGGCATTGACATTGCACATCTCTTGACTGAAAACAGGAACATCAGTTATGCAGAAGCCTAGCAAGAACTCCGACGATGGGCGCGACAGTGTAGGTCGATGGCTCGCCTTGCTGGTAATTTCCCCGAGAATCGTCGTAATGGTCGTTGTTGTCAGGCCCTCCGACGATGGCGCCGTCGATCACATTCAAGTTAGGCGCAGACCTGTGGAAGTACTGGGCTCCCTTGCCGCAGGAGATCTTCCCTGGGTTGTTCCTGATGGATGGCAGCGACGCGCCGCGGTGGTGCGGCTGCAACGGGTACCTCTTTCCAACCCCAACCATGTAGCTCATCTTCATTGGGTTCTTGCCAAGGATGTAGTCCACCTGTGACCGCGCGAACGAGACGAGCTGCGCCggcggcagcctcacgccgccgCACTGCAGGGaagccctcgccgccgccaggtGGTCGGCGTGCGTGACGAGGACGAACATTGCCGTCGTGACGTCCTGCAGGTTAGACCAGGGCTGCAGGTAGAGCATGCCGCCCGGGGTGAGCCGCCCGCTGCGGCCGTCACCGTGCTGAACGACGTTGCAGAGGAAGCTCTCCACGTTGCTCCTCATCTCGGCGTGGCGGCCGTTGTTGGGCAGCTTCCCTTGGAGGATGAGCTGCAGTATGGCCGGTATAGTCATCAGTTCCTGAAGATAAAAGTTGATGTCTCTTCATCAGACCAATACTAGGATCATCTGGTACATTTACCTTGGCGACCAGTGCCTGGGCTCCGACGAACTTGTCGTCCCAGGATAACGACTGCCGCACCCCGCCGAGGTTGTTGGCGCCGGCGATATAGGCCTTGTACTCCTGGTGGCCGGTGGCGATGTAGAGCCATACAGCTGCCCACAGCAGCTCGTCCTGTTCCGAACAAGTTTCAGTGTTTGCTTTACAATAACAATAATGCTATTTTTCTGTTCATTATTGTGACATCAATTAGTGATGTGCTACCTCGTCGCCGCTGCTACTGTAGAAACTTCTGGCCGATGGAATGCTGTTCTGGTAGAGGCCACGGTGGTTCTTGGCGAACTGAAACAACTGCAGAAGCAAGTGACTCAAGAAATTAGCTGATACAGTT is drawn from Aegilops tauschii subsp. strangulata cultivar AL8/78 chromosome 1, Aet v6.0, whole genome shotgun sequence and contains these coding sequences:
- the LOC109780064 gene encoding acetylornithine aminotransferase, mitochondrial, with the translated sequence MNSLQSFLAVAPVKPAAAAARLPSSRRARVSACLATPAPAPTTPAAAASARRELSAASRAVMADEAKYIVGTYKRAQVVFVAGRGCKLYDIDEREYLDMAAGIAVNALGHGDPDVDAAAADQRGRLVHASNVGYTVPQVELAKRLVEASFADRAFFANSGTEANEAAIKFARKYQRVAHPNGDAPTEFMSFTNCFHGRTIGSLALTSKVQYREPFEPVMPGSTFVEYGNLEEAKKVIQSGKIAAVFVEPVQGEGGIHSATKEFLQGLRDACDEAGALLVFDEVQCGLGRTGYLWAHEVYGVVPDIMTLAKPLANGLPIGVALVTEKVAAAINYGDHGTTFGGGPFVCHAALATLDKIQKPGFLAEVTKKGEYFKQLLKTKLSGNPHVKEIRGAGLIVGIELDVPAGPLVDACLNAGVFLLTAGKGNVVRLVPALIVSEKELEQAAEVIRECLPALEASTS
- the LOC109780062 gene encoding endoglucanase 14; its protein translation is MVGSARVLLVAAVVGFLATTACGAAQRDYAAALTKSLLYFEAQRSGRLPPTHRVQWRGNSALKDGADHGVDLTGGYYDSGDNVKFGFPMAFTVTMLSWSVVEHRGRLAAAGELGHALQAVRWGADYLAKAHARPDVLYVNVGDGHSDHACWERPEDMDTPRRAYMVTAIHPGSDVAAETAAALAAASVAFTGPHGDPRYASTLLKHAKQLFQFAKNHRGLYQNSIPSARSFYSSSGDEDELLWAAVWLYIATGHQEYKAYIAGANNLGGVRQSLSWDDKFVGAQALVAKLILQGKLPNNGRHAEMRSNVESFLCNVVQHGDGRSGRLTPGGMLYLQPWSNLQDVTTAMFVLVTHADHLAAARASLQCGGVRLPPAQLVSFARSQVDYILGKNPMKMSYMVGVGKRYPLQPHHRGASLPSIRNNPGKISCGKGAQYFHRSAPNLNVIDGAIVGGPDNNDHYDDSRGNYQQGEPSTYTVAPIVGVLARLLHN